A portion of the Sabethes cyaneus chromosome 3, idSabCyanKW18_F2, whole genome shotgun sequence genome contains these proteins:
- the LOC128741400 gene encoding dihydroxyacetone phosphate acyltransferase → MSEPTTSEAVASSSKSSLSNGNLHGSSSKLQNGTGRQRNYLEHFKNLLGSDMNQLTDMTKRYGPAYPYPKDTQVTPSELKKLVMSSERIQMMIRRETEGDAKKTEELVTTIRTILDEIGLDESLPIIRTLGTILNFIFGRILSGLYVNETKLNELKSKFGGQTVLYLPSHRSYGDFILMSYVSFCYNIAIPGIAAGMDFHSMAFMGSILRNTGAFYMRRSFGNDQIYWTIFKEYMRQLVKAYDRGVEFFIEGTRSRSNKALSPKIGLLSMALEPLFMGEIPDLLVVPVSVSYDRPLEEHLFVYELLGVPKPKESTKGLLKAMSILKENYGSIYFEFGEPISVKEYFGKDLNRAQHAMTPSHVQTLTKAELGMIQNLAFDVVHLQQEKIVLTTFHLISIYYNYQKYLGKSTTLPELIEGLSYILDVFKDLGAVTTIQKTGWPETDYLLIEASITEALSVHRNILQLTSDQVLVIATSHHDFNQVDKRKLKGHNLTDLVMKLSVPIFTLQLYSNPCLHWLAQPALVLLAARSISRSEENAENIRLEQLRTAVVELRNVFAGEFVLHARREERDFEQAVRHLLHFGLFKRGKTDETVLLAKNSDAENVYLSSIGPFLCCYLQVTTVLLEQNPDSHFKEKDYLARVQEHIEQLLLRKEKNVHPYCLSLDSINLALHSLVALGAIKKAKDNEITIFTVDPVHVRSLNGTLQQYCDLLSFEYLTFQGAVLNESKL, encoded by the exons ATCCGAAGGATACTCAAGTGACGCCCAGTGAACTTAAGAAGCTAGTGATGAGCAGTGAACGGATACAAATGATGATTCGAAGG GAAACGGAGGGTGATGCTAAAAAGACCGAAGAGCTCGTCACAACCATCCGAACGATTCTCGACGAGATTGGACTGGACGAGAGTTTACCCATCATCCGAACGTTGGGCACGATTCTAAACTTCATTTTTGGACGAATACTCAGCGGGTTGTACGTGAATGAAACCAAACTGAATGAG CTCAAATCGAAGTTCGGCGGACAAACGGTACTATACCTGCCCAGCCACCGGAGCTACGGTGACTTCATTCTCATGTCGTACGTGTCATTCTGTTACAACATCGCCATTCCGGGAATTGCGGCCGGCATGGATTTCCACTCGATGGCCTTCATGGGGAGCATTCTGCGCAACACCGGCGCGTTCTATATGCGCCGAAGTTTCGGTAACGATCAAATCTACTGGACAATCTTCAAGGAGTACATGCGACAACTAGTCAAAGCTTACGATCGTGGAGTTGAGTTCTTCATCGAAGGCACCCGCAGCCGGAGTAACAAGGCACTGTCTCCGAAAATTGGACTACTCTCGATGGCCTTGGAGCCGCTATTTATGGGTGAAATTCCGGACCTGCTGGTAGTTCCGGTTAGCGTATCCTACGACAGACCCCTGGAGGAGCATTTGTTCGTTTACGAGCTATTGGGAGTTCCAAAACCGAAAGAATCCACCAAAGGGCTGCTGAAAGCGATGAGCATTCTAAAGGAAAACTATGGCTCCATATATTTCGAATTCGGAGAACCAATCTCAGTCAAGGAATATTTTGGAAAGGACCTCAACCGAGCACAGCATGCAATGACTCCCAGTCACGTTCAAACACTCACGAAAGCTGAACTGGGAATGATCCAAAATCTCGCATTTGATGTGGTCCACCTTCAACAGGAGAAAATCGTGTTGACCACATTCCATTTAATCTCGATTTATTACAATTACCAAAAGTATCTTGGCAAATCGACGACGCTGCCAGAGCTAATAGAAGGTCTCAGCTACATACTGGACGTATTTAAAGATCTTGGAGCTGTTACAACAATCCAAAAAACGGGTTGGCCAGAAACGGATTATTTGCTGATTGAAGCAAGCATTACCGAAGCACTGTCGGTTCATCGAAATATTTTGCAATTGACCTCTGACCAGGTACTGGTGATTGCCACGTCGCATCACGATTTTAACCAGGTGGACAAGCGGAAATTGAAGGGACATAATCTGACCGATCTGGTCATGAAACTATCGGTGCCAATCTTCACACTGCAGCTGTACAGTAATCCTTGTCTGCATTGGCTGGCTCAGCCGGCGCTGGTTCTGCTGGCGGCTAGAAGTATCAGCCGAAGTGAAGAAAATGCGGAGAATATTCGGCTGGAACAGCTAAGGACCGCTGTCGTAGAATTAAGGAATGTTTTTGCCGGTGAGTTTGTGCTTCATGCTCGGCGGGAGGAACGTGATTTCGAGCAGGCTGTGAGACATCTACTTCACTTTGGTCTATTCAAACGGGGGAAAACCGACGAAACGGTTCTTCTAGCGAAGAACTCCGATGCTGAGAACGTATACCTAAGCTCCATCGGTCCATTCCTTTGCTGCTATCTACAAGTTACCACAGTGCTTTTGGAGCAG AACCCCGACAGTCACTTCAAAGAGAAGGACTACCTTGCTCGGGTACAAGAACACATCGAACAATTGCTGTTGCGGAAGGAGAAAAACGTCCATCCGTATTGTCTTTCGCTGGACAGCATCAATTTAGCACTGCACTCTCTAGTCGCCCTTGGGGCaatcaaaaaagcaaaaga TAATGAAATTACAATATTTACTGTCGACCCTGTTCATGTCCGGTCGCTGAACGGAACCCTGCAACAGTACTGTGATCTGCTGTCGTTCGAGTACCTTACCTTCCAGGGAGCCGTACTGAACGAGTCGAAGTTGTAG
- the LOC128741451 gene encoding 60S ribosomal protein L6, whose product MASTKEKAAAAPKVAKKAKKMHKFNNALLADGVRRFSKGKVVQRKKMFALKSLKKVRVEKPKVAITVVKKIGGAKNGGERKVLLKKNKSYLPTKAIIRKRTGKRCFSNHKRNTRKTLNRGKVLILLAGRHKGKRVVLLKVLKSGLLLVTGPFALNSCPLRRISQNYVIATKTRLNVKNIKVPKHINDSYFRRVVKKKNTRNERDIFAEKEEKYVPSEQRKADQKTVDAAVLKAIAAHKESKVIQRYLKSMFSLRSNQFPHRMQF is encoded by the coding sequence ATGGCCTCTACGAAGGAAAAGGCCGCTGCGGCCCCAAAAGTGgcgaaaaaggcgaaaaagaTGCATAAATTCAACAATGCCTTGCTGGCCGATGGCGTGCGTCGTTTTTCTAAGGGAAAGGTGGTGCAACGGAAGAAAATGTTTGCTCTGAAGAGCCTTAAGAAAGTGCGTGTCGAGAAGCCAAAAGTCGCCATTACTGTTGTGAAGAAGATCGGCGGAGCCAAAAACGGTGGCGAACGTAAggtgcttttgaagaaaaataagaGCTACTTGCCCACCAAAGCCATCATCCGCAAGCGTACGGGAAAACGGTGCTTCAGCAACCACAAGCGTAACACCCGCAAGACGTTGAACCGAGGCAAGGTTTTGATCCTGTTGGCTGGTCGTCATAAGGGTAAACGTGTTGTCCTGCTGAAGGTTCTCAAGTCGGGACTGCTGCTCGTAACCGGGCCATTTGCTTTGAACAGCTGCCCGCTCCGACGCATTTCGCAGAACTACGTTATTGCCACCAAGACCCGATTGAACGTGAAGAACATCAAGGTGCCGAAGCACATCAACGATAGCTACTTCCGTCGGGtggtcaaaaagaagaacaCCCGCAACGAGCGGGACATCTTCGCCGAGAAGGAGGAGAAGTACGTCCCATCGGAACAGCGCAAGGCCGACCAGAAGACCGTAGATGCCGCAGTGCTGAAGGCTATCGCTGCTCACAAGGAATCGAAGGTGATCCAGCGCTATCTGAAGTCGATGTTCTCGTTACGTTCGAACCAATTCCCCCATCGTATGCAGTTCTGA
- the LOC128739438 gene encoding 40S ribosomal protein S3-A, with amino-acid sequence MYNVVSKKRRFVANGMFRAELNEFLTRELAEDGYSGVEVRVTPTRTEIIIMATRTQNVLGEKGRRIRELTAVVQKRFGFTPGTVELYAEKVATRGLCAIAQAESLRYKLIGGLAVRRACYGVLRFIMESGAKGCEVVVSGKLRGQRAKSMKFVDGLMIHSGDPCNEYVDTATRHVLLRQGVLGIKVKIMLPWDPNGKIGPKKPLPDNVSVVEPKDEIMYSTPRSEPKNKPTLEIAEVVVEPVAS; translated from the exons ATGTACAACGTTGTGTCGAAAAAACGCCGG TTCGTTGCCAATGGCATGTTCCGTGCTGAATTGAATGAATTCCTGACCCGTGAATTGGCTGAGGATGGATACTCCGGTGTGGAGGTTCGTGTTACACCAACCCGTACCGAAATTATCATTATGGCTACCCGTACGCAGAACGTGCTGGGTGAGAAGGGACGTCGCATCCGTGAACTGACCGCTGTTGTCCAGAAGAG attcgGATTCACTCCAGGAACAGTTGAATTGTACGCCGAGAAAGTTGCAACCCGAGGTCTGTGCGCCATCGCTCAGGCTGAATCGCTGCGTTACAAGCTGATCGGAGGGCTGGCCGTCCGACGGGCGTGCTATGGTGTGCTTCGATTCATTATGGAATCCGGAGCCAAGGGTTGCGAAGTGGTCGTGTCCGGCAAACTGCGAGGACAGCGTGCCAAGTCGATGAAGTTCGTCGACGGACTGATGATCCATTCCGGAGATCCGTGCAACGAGTACGTCGACACTGCCACTCGTCACGTACTGCTGCGCCAGGGAGTGCTTGGAATCAAGGTCAAAATTATGTTGCCTTGGGATCCGAATGGCAAGATCGGACCGAAGAAGCCGCTGCCGGATAACGTGTCCGTGGTGGAGCCAAAGGACGAAATCATGTACAGCACACCCCGCAGCGAACCGAAGAACAAGCCGACGCTGGAAATCGCCGAAGTGGTTGTGGAACCAGTGGCTAGCTAA
- the LOC128742607 gene encoding ribosomal protein S6 kinase delta-1, translated as MDNHRRKPLNWLHNFNISETRKYKGYTIYKITSIVFPRHLPEALISVTRWKRFSDIKKLYKELARKHRDRHLAGKVPTLSEKTYFKRFDPRIIEERKNYILELLDFVGKEPVLYQSYAFIKFFEQGISPEGTPVKGGNIAAICEDLDIPVPKEIELVDPSRDGSGAPEEVDEGGEDILSVHVESLQSGNGSMENSTHSLASEESDGSEVVDGKVEALESADGSPSEEDPSADYIVQAAIIFSRAMEAEANGDYKVAFEEYKAGIYRLLSGAKSDTNLTRKQMAKEKTCKYVIRAEEIYERYLLYQEDDEILKLSPISLDGPMSPIELLERPLNYLSRYKVVQVIEGRIMQVQDVTDKKFYIMKGIRKPPGGFSQAMFPQDVPYMVPLAAYFQSESSVFLLLKLICGGKLWDYISSYRKSKDLIVENDVENIEEQRNTSDLEAKTLESSNESDSSQTTGYDSGFIDLLNDYNSKKTCSEETNVKKTDRITEEVSEDALEAIDEVDRVEPEGGEEFAPSFDVLSKDMEVSDLVNCSQQLLKAVSQTLEQVQTQPTDLLEISDVPEKLEASDTELPRRPRIDTSQLELRKQEADGCEPDPLPEGCVKRWISELIIAVDALHFNGIICGDLTMDNLLLGAEGQLMLTYFYRKGKFPNAATLTTMLRQDAVQRLYVAPERPLQAKSDFWSVGVILYEMLTRKSFQSCHPAGIFCYHEIQYPEDVDVSEEAKELLDGLLQPLPEHRFDFKEIIASAFFHSIDWSDVKQAGHA; from the exons ATGGATAATCATCGAAGGAAGCCCTTGAATTGGCTGCATAACTTTAACATAAGCGAGACTCGGAAGTATAAAGGATACACTATCTATAAAATTACCTCCATT GTTTTCCCACGTCACCTGCCGGAGGCCCTAATTAGTGTGACACGTTGGAAACGGTTTAGCGACATTAAAAAGTTGTACAAAGAGCTCGCCCGTAAACATCGGGACCGTCATCTTGCTGGAAAAGTTCCCACGCTGTCGGAAAAAACCTACTTTAAACGATTCGATCCCAGAATTATCGAGGAACGCAAAAACTACATCCTCGAGCTGTTGGACTTTGTCGGCAAGGAACCGGTTCTGTATCAATCGTATgcatttataaaatttttcgaACAAGGCATTTCACCGGAGGGCACGCCGGTGAAGGGTGGAAATATTGCCGCCATCTGTGAAGATCTGGACATCCCCGTGCCGAAGGAGATCGAGTTGGTGGATCCTAGCAGAGATGGGAGTGGCGCACCGGAAGAGGTTGATGAAGGTGGGGAGGATATTTTGAGTGTTCACGTGGAATCGTTGCAGTCCGGGAATGGTTCAATGGAAAACTCGACGCATTCGCTAGCGAGTGAAGAAAGTGATGGGTCGGAAGTGGTGGATGGTAAGGTTGAAGCTTTGGAGTCAGCAGACGGTTCTCCGTCCGAGGAAGATCCTTCGGCGGATTATATTGTTCAAGCTGCTATTATATTTAGTCGGGCCATGGAAGCGGAAGCTAACGGAGACTATAAAGTTGCCTTTGAAGAGTACAAGGCTGGTATCTATCGGTTGCTTTCGGGGGCAAAAA GCGATACAAATCTGACACGGAAACAAATGGCTAAAGAGAAGACTTGCAAATATGTTATCCGGGCGGAGGAGATTTACGAACGGTACCTGCTGTATCAAGAGGATGATGAAATTCTTAAGTTGAGTCCAATTTCGTTGGACGGCCCAATGTCTCCTATTGAGCTGCTGGAAAGGCCACTAAACTACCTGTCCCGATACAAAGTGGTACAAGTTATTGAAGGACGCATAATGCAGGTTCAAGATGTAACAGATAAaaagttttatataatgaaGGGTATTCGGAAGCCACCGGGTGGCTTTTCACAGGCGATGTTTCCACAAGATGTTCCCTATATGGTTCCATTGGCAGCATACTTCCAATCAGAATCTAGCGTTTTTCTGTTACTTAAACTAATTTGTGGGGGGAAATTGTGGGATTATATCTCGAGTTACAGGAAGTCGAAAGATCTTATTGTCGAAAATGATGTAGAGAATATTGAAGAGCAGCGAAATACCTCCGATCTGGAGGCTAAAACGTTGGAATCTTCTAACGAATCTGATTCCAGTCAAACCACTGGTTATGACTCTGGCTTTATTGATCTCCTAAATGATTATAACAGTAAAAAGACATGTAGCGAAGAAACTAATGTTAAAAAGACTGATCGAATAACGGAAGAGGTGTCGGAGGATGCCCTAGAGGCGATCGATGAAGTAGATCGCGTCGAGCCGGAAGGAGGTGAAGAGTTTGCTCCATCATTTGACGTCCTTTCGAAGGACATGGAAGTCAGCGATTTAGTAAACTGCAGCCAACAGTTGCTAAAGGCGGTTTCACAAACCTTGGAACAGGTTCAAACACAACCAACTGATCTGTTGGAAATCTCAGATGTACCGGAGAAGCTTGAGGCATCCGATACAGAGCTTCCGAGGCGTCCTCGGATAGATACTAGTCAGTTAGAATTAAGGAAACAAGAGGCGGATGGGTGCGAACCGGATCCGTTACCGGAAGGATGCGTTAAACGATGGATTAGCGAGTTAATTATCGCAGTTGATGCGCTTCATTTCAACGGAATTATTTGCGG AGACCTAACAATGGACAACCTTCTGCTCGGTGCGGAAGGGCAACTCATGTTGACTTACTTCTATCGAAAGGGAAAGTTTCCGAATGCTGCAACACTGACGACCATGCTGCGACAGGATGCGGTCCAGCGGTTGTACGTTGCCCCGGAGAGACCACTGCAGGCTAAGTCTGATTTTTGGTCTGTCGGCGTAATTCTGTACGAAATGCTCACGCGAAAGAGCTTTCAGTCTTGTCATCCGGCTGGAATATTTTGCTATCATGAGATTCAGTATCCGGAGGATGTCGATGTTTCGGAAGAGGCTAAGGAGCTGCTCGATGGG CTTCTCCAACCATTGCCGGAGCACCGTTTCGACTTCAAAGAAATTATTGCAAGTGCATTTTTCCACTCGATCGATTGGAGCGATGTAAAACAAGCAGGGCACGCCTAA
- the LOC128742222 gene encoding glycine receptor subunit alpha-3: MLVDYDILLLITVVAACITSTAGEHYQTSLTFNDILPEDPKLYDKMRPPKKDGQPTTVFFHVTVMGLDSIDETSMTYAADIFFAQTWKDHRLRLPENMTSEYRLLEVEWLKNMWRPDSFFKNAKSVTFQTMTIPNHYMWLYKDKTILYMVKLTLKLSCAMNFLIYPHDTQECKLQMESLSHTTDDLIFQWDTDVPLVVDENIELPQLALVKNNTADCTQVYSTGNFTCLEVIFVLKRRLGYYLFHTYIPTCLIVIMSWVSFWIKPEAAPARVTLGVTSLLTLSTQHAKSQASLPPVSYLKAVDAFMSVCTVFVFMALMEYCLVNIVLGDSGPPKPEPPPPPKLDRFFDFSIKNGKRSSKTMENSETTTVNTFQRQESTMLLSPVPHIQTIPPPPSKPASAIPKLTPAQIRLTRAINVDRFSRVFFPLLFTVLNAAYWIMFYEYI, from the exons ATGCTTGTAGATTATGACATACTTTTACTAATCACTGTAGTAGCAGCATGTATAACAAGCACCGCCGGAGAACATTACCA AACAAGCCTCACCTTCAACGATATCCTTCCGGAGGATCCGAAGTTGTATGATAAGATGCGTCCTCCAAAGAAGGACGGCCAACCGACAACGGTGTTCTTTCACGTGACCGTCATGGGATTGGATTCGATCGACGAAACTTCGATGACGTACGCGGCGGATATTTTCTTCGCCCAAACCTGGAAGGACCACCGGCTGCGGCTGCCGGAGAACATGACCTCCGAGTACCGGCTGCTGGAGGTCGAATGGTTGAAGAACATGTGGCGGCCGGATTCGTTTTTCAAAAATGCAAAATCGGTTACGTTCCAGACAATGACTATTCCCAACCATTACATGTGGCTTTACAAGGACAAAACCATTCTGTACATGGTTAAGCTAACGCTGAAGCTTTCCTGTGCGATGAATTTCCTTATTTATCCTCATGACACTCAGGAGTGCAAGCTCCAAATGGAAAGTT TATCACACACTACGGACGATCTAATTTTTCAATGGGACACTGACGTTCCTCTAGTCGTGGATGAAAACATCGAGTTGCCTCAGCTGGCACTAGTAAAGAACAACACTGCTGACTGTACGCAGGTGTATTCAACGGGAAACTTCACCTGTCTCGAGGTCATATTCGTGCTCAAGCGACGACTGGGATACTATTTgttccatacatacatacctacatgtCTGATTGTCATCATGTCG TGGGTTTCGTTTTGGATCAAACCGGAAGCGGCACCGGCTCGTGTGACACTGGGAGTAACCTCGCTACTAACGCTTTCAACGCAACACGCAAAGTCTCAGGCATCGTTACCGCCGGTGTCCTACCTAAAAGCCGTGGACGCGTTCATGTCCGTCTGTACTGTGTTCGTGTTCATGGCCCTGATGGAGTACTGCTTGGTCAACATCGTTCTTGGCGATTCTGGACCACCAAAACCGGAGCCACCACCACCGCCAAAACTGGACAGATTTTTTGATTTCTCCATCAAAAACGGCAAACGCAGCAGTAAAACGATGGAGAACAGCGAAACAACCACGGTCAATACATTCCAAAGACAG GAAAGCACCATGCTGCTCTCGCCAGTACCACACATCCAAACGATTCCCCCGCCACCGAGCAAACCGGCGTCGGCCATTCCAAAACTAACACCGGCCCAAATACGGCTGACACGAGCCATCAACGTCGATCGCTTCTCCCGCGTGTTCTTTCCCCTGCTGTTCACGGTACTCAATGCCGCCTATTGGATCATGTTTTACGAGTACATTTAA